A window of Bos taurus isolate L1 Dominette 01449 registration number 42190680 breed Hereford chromosome 19, ARS-UCD2.0, whole genome shotgun sequence contains these coding sequences:
- the MILR1 gene encoding allergin-1, whose protein sequence is MWKKSFLVFLFSLSVQKAALDCERVRKTNELPSPSLHSETDTVRRGQNVSLSCLQQNKSLEITYFLFRGDKRLQTQDGKGEPVTFNLTVSEAHDLGPYKCKVQVANCSKYSLPFNFTFADPVTAPVLNISVIQTKTDRYITLRCISFNGSLPINYIFFEKNITISPVISKDVRKPAEFNITKSNTAEVKEYRCKAKNRLPDHAKYSKPVTIPSTGGDCGPFCLQLLLPGLLLVLIIIILVLAFWMLRKYKARKAMKDSAPRVCRNIPMEAGIYANVCENQADEKPVPGLEPKQCVSSAQDGAKYSQEIHYADPVFQQVAPRDQENSNNSKDGYVYSELVL, encoded by the exons aactCCCTTCTCCAAGTCTGCACTCAGAAACGGACACAGTCAGGAGGGGTCAGAATGTATCTCTATCGTGTTTGCAACAGAACAAATCACTAGAGATTACCTATTTTTTGTTTCGGGGTGATAAACGCCTGCAAACCCAGGATGGAAAAGGTGAACCCGTGACTTTTAACCTAACAGTCTCAGAAGCCCATGATCTGGGTCCCTACAAATGCAAAGTCCAAGTTGCTAACTGTTCAAAATACAGTCTTCCATTCAACTTCACATTTGCCG ACCCAGTGACTGCACCGGTGCTGAACATTAGCGTCATTCAAACAAAAACAGACCGATATATAACGCTACGCTGCATCTCATTCAACGGCTCTCTGCCtatcaattatattttttttgaaaaaaacatcACCATATCACCAGTTATTTCCAAGGATGTAAGGAAGCCTGCTGAATTTAACATAACCAAGAGTAACACTGCGGAAGTGAAAGAGTACAGGTGTAAAGCTAAAAACAGATTGCCTGACCATGCAAAATACAGTAAACCTGTCACCATACCCTCAACAG gAGGAGACTGCGGTCCATTCTGCCTGCAGCTCCTGCTTCCGGGGTTATTATTGGTGCTGATAATAATCATCCTAGTTCTGGCATTTTGGATGCTACGAAAGTACAAAGCAA GAAAAGCTATGAAAGATAGTGCACCCAGAGTCTGCAGAAATATACCCATGGAAGCTGGAATATATGCAAATGTCTGTGAAAATCAAGCAG atgagaaacccgTGCCAGGCTTAGAACCAAAGCAATGTGTTTCCAGTGCCCAAGATG GGGCTAAATACTCCCAGGAGATACATTATGCTGACCCCGTGTTCCAGCAAGTGGCACCAAGAGATCAGG AAAACAGTAATAATTCTAAAGATGGATACGTCTATTCTGAACTTGTCCTCTGA